In the Clostridium cellulovorans 743B genome, AACCTTGTGTTATTTCATCACCAGCTTCTATAACATCACCATTAACTACTCTTATTGATGATCCAAACGGAATATCATATGTTGCTTCTTCACCATCATTGCCAACAACAATTACAGTTCTCTTCTTTTTAGTTTCTTCGTATTTAACTGTACCTGCAATCTCACTTACAATAGCAAGACCCTTTGGCTTTCTAGCTTCGAACAATTCTTCAACTCTAGGAAGACCTTGAGTTATATCGGCTCCGGCAACACCACCAGTATGGAACGTTCTCATTGTAAGCTGAGTACCTGGTTCACCGATAGATTGAGCCGCTACTATACCAACCGCTTCACCTATATTAACCTTTTGACCTGTAGCCATATCCATACCATAGCATTTTGCACAAACTCCATGTTTAGATTTACATGTAAATACAGATCTTATTCTTACTTTCTTTACTCCTCTTTTTTCAATCTTTTCAGCAAGAGGAACATCAACATAAGAATTTTTAGCTGCAAGTACTTCTCCACTTTCTGGATCAACTACATCTTCAGCCATATACCTACCAGCTAATCTTTCATGTAATGGTTCGATTACTTCATTTCCTTCTTTGATTTCTACTACTTCGAAACCTTCATCATCACCACAATCTTCACTTCTTACGATAACATCTTGGCTTACATCAACAAGTCTTCTTGTTAAGTAACCTGAGTCAGCCGTTTTTAGTGCTGTATCGGCGTTACCTTTTCTAGCTCCGTGAGTAGATATAAAGTATTCTAATACGTCTAGACCTTCTCTGAAGGAAGATTTGATTGGACGTTCTATGATTTTACCTGATGGGCTCGCCATAAGTCCTCTCATACCTGCAAGTTGTTTAATCTGAGACTTAGAACCTCTGGCTCCGGAATCTGCCATCATGAATATTGGATTGAACTTATCAAGGTTAGCCATAAGTGCATCCGCAACCTTTTCAGTAGTTTCAGTCCATTTTTCTATAACTTTTTCATATCTTTCATCTTCTGAAATAAAACCTCTTCTGAACATCTTTTCAATCTTATCAACAGTAGTTTCTGCTTCATGCATTAATTCCTTCTTTTGAGGTGGAACTGTCATATCTGAAGTAGAAACTGTGATAGCTCCTATTGTTGAATAGTGATATCCTGTAGCTTTGATTTTATCAAGCATCGTTGATGTTTTCGTTGGTCCATATTTTTGATAACATTTTTCTATAATATTTCCTAAATTCTTTTTACTTACAAGGAAATCTATTTCTAATTTCAACTCATTACCTGGAATTGTTCTATCAACAAAACCTAAATTTTGAGGAATTGATTCATTAAAAATTATCTTACCACAAGTAGTTTCTATATTACCTTTTATAACCTTACCATCAATTACTTTTTGCAGTCTTACTTTAATTCTTGCATTAATAGCTATATCTCCATTTTGGTAAGCCATTAATACTTCATCAGTGTTAGTAAAGAATTTACCTTCTCCCTTAGCTCCTTCTTTTTCTAGAGTTAAGTAATATGATCCTAAAACCATATCCTGAGTAGGAACTGAAACTGGCTTTCCATCAGATGGCTTCATTATATTATGAGCCGCTAACATTAAGAATCTAGCTTCAGCTTGAGCCTCAACAGATAAAGGTAAGTGAACAGCCATCTGGTCACCATCAAAGTCAGCATTATATGCTGAACATGTAAGTGGGTGAAGTTTTATAGCTCTTCCTTCAACTAGTACTGGTTGGAAAGCTTGAATACCAAGTCTATGAAGCGTAGGCGCACGGTTAAGTAGTACTGGATGATCTTGAATAACTTCTTCTAAGACATCCCACACTTGTGGCTGAACTCTTTCAACCATTCTCTTAGCACTCTTAATATTGTGAGCAGCATTACTTTCAACTAACTTCTTCATAACAAATGGTTTGAATAATTCAAGTGCCATTTCCTTTGGAAGACCACATTGATACATCTTAAGTTCTGGTCCAACAACAATAACAGATCTACCTGAGTAGTCAACACGTTTTCCAAGAAGGTTTTGTCTAAATCTACCTTGCTTACCTTTAAGCATATCTGATAAAGATTTAAGAGGCCTATTTCCTGGTCCTGTAACTGGTCTACCTCTTCTACCATTATCGATTAGAGCATCTGCTGCTTCTTGAAGCATTCTCTTCTCGTTTCTAACTATTATATCTGGTGCTCCTAAATCAAGAAGCTTTTTAAGTCTGTTATTTCTATTTATAACTCTTCTATATAAGTCATTTAAATCTGATGTAGCAAATCTTCCACCGTCTAATTGAACCATTGGTCTTAAATCTGGTGGTATAACTGGTATTACATCACTTATCATCCAAGATGGCTTATTACCAGACTTTCTAAAAGATTCTACAACTTCAAGTCTTCTGATAATTCTAACCTTCTTTTGTCCTGAACTTTGAATCAACTCTTCTTTAAGTTCTTTAGATAGGCTTTCTAAGTCAAGTTCTTCTAGAAGTACTTTAACTGATTCTGCACCCATACCTGCTTCAAAGCTATCGTATCCGTACTTATCAATTGCTTCTCTATATTCCTTCTCAGTTAGAAGTTGTTTCTTTAATAATGGGGTTTCCTTTGGCTTTAATACTACATAAGATGCAAAGTATAAAATCTTTTCAAGAGCTCTTGGAGACATATCTAAAATTAATCCCATTCTTGATGGAATACCTTTAAAATACCAAATGTGAGAAACTGGGGCAGCAAGTTCTATATGCCCCATTCTTTCACGTCTTACTTTTGATTTTGTAACCTCAACTCCGCAACGGTCACAAACAATCCCCTTATATCTAACTCTTTTATACTTACCACAATGACACTCCCAATCCTTCATTGGTCCGAATATTCTTTCACAGAATAAACCATCCTTTTCTGGTTTTAGAGTTCTATAGTTTATTGTTTCTGGTTTTTTAACCTCACCTCTTGACCACTCTCTAATCTTTTCAGGTGAAGCCAATCTAATTTGTAATGCATCAAAATTATTTAATTCCAAGGGTTCATCCTCCCTTCAATTAGTCTTCTTCGTTAAAATCTTCTATTTCAAAGTCATCTTTTAATCCGTCTAATGGAAGTTCTTCATAGTCTAAATCTATATCCATTTCTTCTTTAAAGAAATCATCCTGTAAGTCAATATCTTCTTCTGATGGTAAATCAGTGTCCGCAGGAACGCCATTTTCTATTCCTTCTATATTAACTTCTAAATCTTCTAATTCTTCATCAACTGATTCTTTTAATTGAATTTCCTCATTATCACTTGTTAATACTCTAACATCTAAGCATAATGCCTGTAATTCCTTTATAAGAACCTTAAATGATTCTGGAAGACCTGGTTCTGGAATATTTTCTCCTTTAACAATTGCTTCATAAGTTTTAACTCTTCCTACAACGTCATCGGATTTAACAGTTAGAATTTCTTGCAGTGTATGTGCTGCTCCATAAGCCTCTAGGGCCCAAACTTCCATTTCTCCAAATCTCTGGCCACCGAATTGTGCTTTACCTCCAAGTGGTTGTTGAGTAACTAAGGAGTATGGACCTGTAGATCTAGCATGAATCTTATCATCAACCAAATGAGCCAACTTTAAGATATACATATATCCAACAGTAACTCTATTATCAAAAGGTTCTCCAGTTCTACCATCATATAGTACTGTTTTACCATCTCTAGCATAACCAGCTTCTTCTAATTGATCTTCAATTTCTTCTTCAGTTGCTCCGTCAAATACTGGTGTCGCAATATGCCATCCCTTATTTGCAGCAGCCCATCCAAGATGAACTTCAAGTACCTGCCCGATATTCATACGAGAAGGAACGCCTAGAGGATTTAAGCATATTTGAAGTGGCCTACCATCTGGTAAGAATGGCATATCTTCTTCTGGTAATACTCTTGAGATAACCCCTTTATTACCGTGTCTACCAGCCATTTTATCTCCAACTGATATTTTTCTTTTTTGAGCAATATAACATCTTACAAGTTGATTAACTCCTGGTGGTAATTCATCACCATTTTCTCTTGTAAATATCTTAACATCAACGATGATACCAGCTTCTCCATGAGGTACTCTTAATGACGTATCTCTAACTTCTCTTGCTTTTTCACCGAAGATAGCTCTTAAAAGTCTTTCTTCTGCAGTAAGTTCAGTTTCCCCTTTTGGTGTAACTTTCCCAACAAGGATATCTCCTGACCTTACCTCTGCACCTATTCTAATTATTCCACTGTCATCTATATCTTTAAGTGCATCTTCACCAACATTTGGTATGTCTCTTGTTATTTCTTCTGGTCCTAGTTTAGTGTCTCTAGCTTCACATTCATATTCTTCAATGTGTATAGAAGTAAATACATCATCTCTAACTAATTGTTCAGAAATTAGCATCGCATCTTCATAATTGTAACCTTCCCAAGTGATAAAGCCCATTCTTATATTTTTTCCAAGAGCTATTTCTCCTAAGTCCGTAGATGGACCATCTGCTAATACTGCACCCGCTTCAACTTTTTCGCCTTTAACAACGATAGGTCTTTGGTTGATACATGTACTTTGGTTGGTTCTTTTGAACTTTAACAGTTTATAACTATCAAGTTTTCCATCTTCATCTCTCTTAACTTTAACAAGGTCTGCACTAACATACACAACTTCACCAGCATGAATAGCTTTAGGAAGCACCCCTGAGTCAACAGCAGCCTTATATTCTATACCAGTACCAACAATAGGTGCTTGTGGTTTTAATAATGGAACTGCCTGACGTTGCATGTTTGAACCCATCAGTGCTCTTGATGCGTCGTCATTTTCTAAGAATGGTATCATAGCTGTAGCAACAGATACTAATTGTCTCGATGAAACATCCATTAAATCAACATCATGTTTTGATACTACCAACACATCTTCACCATCTCTGACAGTGATTTTACTGTTAACAAAATATCCATTTTCATCCAGTTGTTCATTTGCCTGAGCAACAACTAATGCATCTTCTTCATCAGCTGTAAAGTATCTTATTTCTTCGGTTACTCTACCTTCTTTTTTATCTACAACTCTATAACAAGTTTCAATAAATCCATAATCATTAACCTTTGCATATGTAGCTAAAGAATTAATAAGACCTATGTTTGGACCTTCTGGTGTTTCTATTGGACACATTCTTCCATAATGTGAGTGATGAACGTCTCTAACTTCGAAACCAGCTCTTTCTCTCGAAAGACCTCCTGGTCCTAATGCAGATAATCTTCTCTTATGTGTAAGTTCTCCTAATGGATTCGTTTGATCCATGAATTGTGATAACTGTGAACTACCAAAGAATTCTTTGATAGCAGCAGCAACTGGTCTTGTATTTATTAATGCTTGTGGCGTTATTGCTTCTTGATCTTGAACAGTCATTCTTTCCTTGACTACTCTTTCCATCCTTGAAAGACCTATTCTGAATTGATTTTGAAGAAGTTCTCCAACTGCTCTAAGTCTTCTATTTCCTAAATGGTCTATATCATCAACATTTCCTACACCATAAGGTAATCCGATTTCATAGTTAACAGTCGCTAATATGTCATCTTTTACAATATGCTTAGGAATTAATTTGTGTATATTTTTCTTGATTTCAGCTTTTTGCTCTTCTTCGTCTGTATATTGATCAAGTATTTCTCTAAGGGTTGGATAATGTACTAACTCTTTGACATTTATCTTAGTAGGATCAAAGTTAACATGTGACTTTATGTCTACAAAATTATTACCTATTACCTTTAATGTCTTATCTTCTACTTGAATAATAACTTCATTTATTCCAAGGTTTTGAATTTCTACAGCCTTTTCTCTTTCTATCTTTGTTCCTTTCTCAACAAGTATTTCACCTGTTTCAGGATTTACAATATCTTCAGCTGCTGTTTGGTTAGCTATTCTTAGTGAAAGAGCTAACTTCTTATTGAACTTATATCTACCTACTCTAGATAAATCATATCTTTTAGGATCAAAGAATAGCGTATTTATAAGTTCTACTGCACTTTCTACAGTCGGAGGTTCGCCTGGTCTCAATCTCTTATAGATTTCAAGTAAGGCATCTTCTCTAGACTTAACACTATCTTTTTCCATAGTAGCTTTTAGTCTTTCTTCTTCACCAAGGAAGTCTATTACTTCAGCGTCAGTTCCATATCCCATTGCTCTTACTAACATTGTGATCGGAAGCTTTCTAGTTTTATCAATTCTTACATAAATTACGCTGTTAGAATCTGTTTCATACTCTAACCATGCTCCTCTATTTGGTATTACTGTAGAGGAATATAGTTTTTTACCAGTTTTGTCTACAGTGTAATTGTAGTACGTTCCTGGAGATCTAACTAATTGTGATACTACAACTCTTTCTGCACCATTAATAATAAAGGTACCTTGTTCAGTCATTAATGGGAAATCTCCCATGAAAACTTCTTGCTCTTTAACTTCACCGGTTTCCTTATTTAGTAATCTTACTGTTACTTTTAATGGTGCTGCATAAGTAGCGTCTCTTTCCTTGCATTCTTCAACAGAATACTTGATGTTTTCCATGTCTAATTTGTAGCCTACAAACTCAAGTACAAGATTACCAGTGTAGTCTTGTATTGGATTTACGTCATCAAAGATTTCTTGAAGACCTTCATCTAAAAACCACTTATAGGAATCCACTTGAATTTCTATAAGATTTGGCATTTTGCCTACTTCTACTTGTTTTGAGAAGCTCATTCTGGTTCTTTTACCAACTTGGACAGGATGTACCATTAGCTTTCACCCCTTGTATAAACTAAAATAACCAATAAACACCCCTGTCTTTTTAAAAGTGTCATTGGATTGCATACATTGTCATTTTCATATTCTTGACTTAAATTTTTCATTTAATACTTTGTATTAAAAATTCATTTCAATGTGTTATTTTCACACACCAATGCAATTTAATATTCTATCATAATACTACAGAACAGTCAACAATTATTTATATTTTAGTTTAATCTATAATTGTCTTACAAGTTTTTATTACATAGTTTTAAGCTTGTTTTCTAGAATAAAAAAAGGCACATTTTACTGTGCCTTTTTATTTTTAAAACTATTGTAATTCTACAACAGCTCCTACTTCTTCTAACTTAGCTTTCATTGCATCAGCTTCTTCCTTAGAAACTCCTTCTTTAAGAGCCTTTGGAACACCATCAACTAATTCTTTAGCTTCTTTTAAGCCAAGACCAGTTAATTCTCTAACAACTTTGATAACTTTGATTTTTTCTTTAGCTTCTTTTAATACTACGTTGAATTCAGTCTTTTCTTCAGCAGCAGCTGGAGCAGCTCCGCCAACTACAGCTACAGGAGCAGCAGCGCTTACGCCAAATTCCTCTTCACAAGCTGTTACTAATTCGTTTAATTCTAAAACTGTCATATTTTTTATAGCTTCAATTATTTGATTCTTATCCATTAAAGTGCACCTCCGAATTTATATCTAAATTAATTTGATTATTTTTAATTAAGCTTCTGATTGTTTCTTTTCTTCGATAGCTTTTAACAAGTATGCGAAGTTTGATATTGGAGCCTTGAAGCTTCCAAGAAGTTTTGCAATAAGAACTTCTCTTGATGGTATGTTTGCAAGTTTTTTGATAGTTTCTGTATCATAAACTGTACCTTCAACAACACCAGCTTTTAATTCAAATGATTTGTGTTCTTTTGCGAAATCATTTAATATTCTTGCAGGAGCTGTAGCTTCTTCGTAACCGAATGCTATAGCTATTGGTCCTGTTAAGAATGGATCTAAACCTTCGATACCAGCCTCTTTAGCAGCTAATGCTACTAGTGTGTTTTTGTAAATTTTATACTCAACACCAGCTTCTCTACAAGCCTTTCTTAATGCTGTATCAGCTTCAGCAGTATTACCTTGATATTGAGCTAAAACTAATCCTTTTGAATTAACTAGCTTTTCTTTTATCTCAGCAACTTTTTCTTGTTTAGCTATTCTATTTTTGCTTATCACTTCCACTGTGTGTCCACCTCCTCACAGTCTATATAAACTGTTTTATATAATTAAAGGTCTCTCCGTAGACGCACGAAGAGACCTTTATATACTAAATAATATATATATCGTCTTCCTCGGCAGGTTGTATAACGTTACACCATAAGGTACCTACTTTCTACGGAAAGTTATTTACTTAATCAACGCTAATATTATATCAGCGATAAAACAACCTTGTCAACAACTTTCTTAACCATTCTTACATTTTATGAGTTTTTCTTACATACTGTAAAATCTACTCATTATTTGTAAGCCCCTTATAAATATAAGAGTCTCTAATCTTATGATTAGTCTAACACTTTGTTAGGGTTAACTTTTGCTCCTGGTCCCATAGTGCTTGAAACACTAACAGATTTGATGTATTGACCTTTAGCAGCTGCTGGCTTAGCTTTAACTATTGCTTCCATCATTGCTGTGAAGTTATCTTTTAACTTTTCAGCTCCGAATGATTTCTTACCAACTGGAACGTGAACGATAGAAGTTTTGTCAACTCTGTATTCAACTTTACCAGCTTTAATTTCTTGTATTGCTCTAGCTACATCAAATGTAACTGTACCTGATTTAGGGTTTGGCATTAAACCTTTTGGTCCTAGGATTCTACCTAATCTACCAACAACACCCATCATATCTGGTGTA is a window encoding:
- the rpoB gene encoding DNA-directed RNA polymerase subunit beta codes for the protein MVHPVQVGKRTRMSFSKQVEVGKMPNLIEIQVDSYKWFLDEGLQEIFDDVNPIQDYTGNLVLEFVGYKLDMENIKYSVEECKERDATYAAPLKVTVRLLNKETGEVKEQEVFMGDFPLMTEQGTFIINGAERVVVSQLVRSPGTYYNYTVDKTGKKLYSSTVIPNRGAWLEYETDSNSVIYVRIDKTRKLPITMLVRAMGYGTDAEVIDFLGEEERLKATMEKDSVKSREDALLEIYKRLRPGEPPTVESAVELINTLFFDPKRYDLSRVGRYKFNKKLALSLRIANQTAAEDIVNPETGEILVEKGTKIEREKAVEIQNLGINEVIIQVEDKTLKVIGNNFVDIKSHVNFDPTKINVKELVHYPTLREILDQYTDEEEQKAEIKKNIHKLIPKHIVKDDILATVNYEIGLPYGVGNVDDIDHLGNRRLRAVGELLQNQFRIGLSRMERVVKERMTVQDQEAITPQALINTRPVAAAIKEFFGSSQLSQFMDQTNPLGELTHKRRLSALGPGGLSRERAGFEVRDVHHSHYGRMCPIETPEGPNIGLINSLATYAKVNDYGFIETCYRVVDKKEGRVTEEIRYFTADEEDALVVAQANEQLDENGYFVNSKITVRDGEDVLVVSKHDVDLMDVSSRQLVSVATAMIPFLENDDASRALMGSNMQRQAVPLLKPQAPIVGTGIEYKAAVDSGVLPKAIHAGEVVYVSADLVKVKRDEDGKLDSYKLLKFKRTNQSTCINQRPIVVKGEKVEAGAVLADGPSTDLGEIALGKNIRMGFITWEGYNYEDAMLISEQLVRDDVFTSIHIEEYECEARDTKLGPEEITRDIPNVGEDALKDIDDSGIIRIGAEVRSGDILVGKVTPKGETELTAEERLLRAIFGEKAREVRDTSLRVPHGEAGIIVDVKIFTRENGDELPPGVNQLVRCYIAQKRKISVGDKMAGRHGNKGVISRVLPEEDMPFLPDGRPLQICLNPLGVPSRMNIGQVLEVHLGWAAANKGWHIATPVFDGATEEEIEDQLEEAGYARDGKTVLYDGRTGEPFDNRVTVGYMYILKLAHLVDDKIHARSTGPYSLVTQQPLGGKAQFGGQRFGEMEVWALEAYGAAHTLQEILTVKSDDVVGRVKTYEAIVKGENIPEPGLPESFKVLIKELQALCLDVRVLTSDNEEIQLKESVDEELEDLEVNIEGIENGVPADTDLPSEEDIDLQDDFFKEEMDIDLDYEELPLDGLKDDFEIEDFNEED
- the rplA gene encoding 50S ribosomal protein L1 yields the protein MGKNYIESAKLIDKNVLYTPLEALELAVKTSKAKFDETIELAVRLGVDPRHADQQVRGAVVLPHGTGKSVRTLVFAKGEKAKEAEAAGAEYVGAEELADKIQKENWFEFDIVVATPDMMGVVGRLGRILGPKGLMPNPKSGTVTFDVARAIQEIKAGKVEYRVDKTSIVHVPVGKKSFGAEKLKDNFTAMMEAIVKAKPAAAKGQYIKSVSVSSTMGPGAKVNPNKVLD
- the rpoC gene encoding DNA-directed RNA polymerase subunit beta' — translated: MELNNFDALQIRLASPEKIREWSRGEVKKPETINYRTLKPEKDGLFCERIFGPMKDWECHCGKYKRVRYKGIVCDRCGVEVTKSKVRRERMGHIELAAPVSHIWYFKGIPSRMGLILDMSPRALEKILYFASYVVLKPKETPLLKKQLLTEKEYREAIDKYGYDSFEAGMGAESVKVLLEELDLESLSKELKEELIQSSGQKKVRIIRRLEVVESFRKSGNKPSWMISDVIPVIPPDLRPMVQLDGGRFATSDLNDLYRRVINRNNRLKKLLDLGAPDIIVRNEKRMLQEAADALIDNGRRGRPVTGPGNRPLKSLSDMLKGKQGRFRQNLLGKRVDYSGRSVIVVGPELKMYQCGLPKEMALELFKPFVMKKLVESNAAHNIKSAKRMVERVQPQVWDVLEEVIQDHPVLLNRAPTLHRLGIQAFQPVLVEGRAIKLHPLTCSAYNADFDGDQMAVHLPLSVEAQAEARFLMLAAHNIMKPSDGKPVSVPTQDMVLGSYYLTLEKEGAKGEGKFFTNTDEVLMAYQNGDIAINARIKVRLQKVIDGKVIKGNIETTCGKIIFNESIPQNLGFVDRTIPGNELKLEIDFLVSKKNLGNIIEKCYQKYGPTKTSTMLDKIKATGYHYSTIGAITVSTSDMTVPPQKKELMHEAETTVDKIEKMFRRGFISEDERYEKVIEKWTETTEKVADALMANLDKFNPIFMMADSGARGSKSQIKQLAGMRGLMASPSGKIIERPIKSSFREGLDVLEYFISTHGARKGNADTALKTADSGYLTRRLVDVSQDVIVRSEDCGDDEGFEVVEIKEGNEVIEPLHERLAGRYMAEDVVDPESGEVLAAKNSYVDVPLAEKIEKRGVKKVRIRSVFTCKSKHGVCAKCYGMDMATGQKVNIGEAVGIVAAQSIGEPGTQLTMRTFHTGGVAGADITQGLPRVEELFEARKPKGLAIVSEIAGTVKYEETKKKRTVIVVGNDGEEATYDIPFGSSIRVVNGDVIEAGDEITQGSVNPHDIIRIKGVKAVKNYLLSEVQKVYRLQGVDINDKHLEVVVKQMTRKVKIDDSGDTELLPGTMIDMYDYAEVNENAIANNQEPAKGIVSLLGITKAALATDSFLSAASFQETTRVLTDAAIKGKVDPLLGLKENVIIGKLIPAGTGMKRYKNISIDVARETEIAIEE
- the rplL gene encoding 50S ribosomal protein L7/L12, producing MDKNQIIEAIKNMTVLELNELVTACEEEFGVSAAAPVAVVGGAAPAAAEEKTEFNVVLKEAKEKIKVIKVVRELTGLGLKEAKELVDGVPKALKEGVSKEEADAMKAKLEEVGAVVELQ
- the rplJ gene encoding 50S ribosomal protein L10 — its product is MSKNRIAKQEKVAEIKEKLVNSKGLVLAQYQGNTAEADTALRKACREAGVEYKIYKNTLVALAAKEAGIEGLDPFLTGPIAIAFGYEEATAPARILNDFAKEHKSFELKAGVVEGTVYDTETIKKLANIPSREVLIAKLLGSFKAPISNFAYLLKAIEEKKQSEA